In the Pseudorasbora parva isolate DD20220531a chromosome 23, ASM2467924v1, whole genome shotgun sequence genome, one interval contains:
- the LOC137063156 gene encoding endonuclease domain-containing 1 protein, whose protein sequence is MHPSVILLVLAITMWLSGHWGSASVVEDFNNVEKCKDSLYMGTPPRGFRDVTLKKICQRYADKPRYVTLYDPHNRIPVYSAYTFKKTEGDRRVDYPWMYEPQLAELDGNGNMLPFPTGYLHMKFEDSQAVLDDYSDVVLYERGHLNPDQHQSDPHDRAATYTLTNVVPEIREFNIGPWRQHEERIRVRLNNYCRGTAFIVTGVYTTGNTIRRNNQDRVGIPEEVWSAYCCTDYDRNAPHEVRGRFPTQAALAKNAKEGNTVQELTLLELESYLTDRLNVDKNFQLFYDNCNSPSPLPPYLHRTN, encoded by the exons ATGCATCCATCAGTCATCCTTCTGGTCCTTGCTATCACAATGTGGCTCTCCGGACACTGGGGAAGTGCAAGCGTGGTTGAAGACTTCAACAACGTTGAGAAATGCAAGGACTCTCTGTATATGGGCACCCCACCGCGCGGCTTTAGAGATGTAACGCTCAAGAAGATCTGCCAGCGATACGCTGACAAACCCAGGTACGTGACCCTGTACGACCCCCACAACCGCATCCCAGTTTACTCTGCGTACACCTTCAAGAAAACAGAAGGCGATCGGCGTGTGGACTACCCCTGGATGTATGAGCCCCAG CTTGCAGAGCTTGATGGGAATGGAAACATGTTGCCGTTTCCAACCGGATATTTACACATGAAGTTTGAGGACAGCCAGGCGGTTTTGGATGACTACTCCGACGTGGTTCTGTACGAGCGAGGCCACCTGAATCCAGACCAGCACCAGTCAGACCCCCATGACCGAGCGGCTACCTACACGCTCACCAACGTCGTGCCAGAAATCCGCGAGTTCAACATCGGTCCGTGGCGCCAACACGAAGAGCGCATCCGCGTGCGCCTCAACAACTACTGCAGGGGTACAGCCTTCATCGTAACTGGGGTTTACACTACCGGAAACACGATCCGACGCAACAACCAGGACCGTGTTGGCATCCCTGAAGAAGTGTGGTCTGCCTACTGCTGCACCGATTACGACCGTAACGCGCCGCACGAGGTGCGCGGACGCTTCCCGACCCAAGCGGCCCTCGCCAAGAACGCAAAGGAGGGGAACACAGTCCAAGAGCTCACATTGCTGGAACTGGAGAGTTACCTGACAGACAGATTGAACGTAGATAAGAACTTCCAGCTGTTCTATGATAACTGCAACTCACCTTCACCCCTTCCTCCCTACCTTCATCGCACCAACTGA
- the epob gene encoding erythropoietin b isoform X2 has translation MHTFAGLVSVLIVFVWLGGNQVSPLRPICDLRVLDHFVREARDSEVIMRGCRGGCGVMKSYFVPLTRVDFAVWEHIDFQGQAVEVQTGLSLLVQALSTVKKTVSNAPLASTLDNNISNIHSLGQILHSLDLQARSTVLPDDSAPASSQMQEVSSLPELLQVQSSFLRGKVRLLLSAAPACQRQNS, from the exons ATGCACACGTTTGCAG GTCTGGTGTCAGTTTTGATAGTGTTTGTGTGGCTGGGAGGAAACCAGGTCTCACCCCTCCGACCCATCTGCGACCTGAGGGTTCTGGACCATTTTGTTCGAGAAGCTCGAGATTCTGAAGTCATCATG CGGGGTTGTAGAGGAGGCTGTGGAGTGATGAAATCCTACTTTGTTCCTCTGACTAGAGTTGACTTTGCTGTTTGGGAACATATAGAC TTTCAGGGACAGGCCGTGGAGGTCCAGACTGGACTGTCTCTGCTGGTTCAGGCCCTGAGCACAGTGAAAAAAACAGTGAGCAACGCTCCACTTGCCAGCACTCTGGATAACAACATCAGTAACATCCACAGCCTCGGCCAGATCCTGCACAGTCTTGATTTACAG GCCAGGTCCACAGTTCTTCCAGATGATTCAGCTCCTGCCAGCTCACAGATGCAGGAGGTCTCCTCTCTCCCAGAACTTCTGCAGGTGCAGAGCAGCTTCCTGCGAGGGAAAGTCAGACTCCTGCTTTCAGCTGCACCAGCTTGCCAACGGCAAAACAGCTGA
- the epob gene encoding erythropoietin b isoform X3: MHTFAGLVSVLIVFVWLGGNQVSPLRPICDLRVLDHFVREARDSEVIMFQGQAVEVQTGLSLLVQALSTVKKTVSNAPLASTLDNNISNIHSLGQILHSLDLQQARSTVLPDDSAPASSQMQEVSSLPELLQVQSSFLRGKVRLLLSAAPACQRQNS, encoded by the exons ATGCACACGTTTGCAG GTCTGGTGTCAGTTTTGATAGTGTTTGTGTGGCTGGGAGGAAACCAGGTCTCACCCCTCCGACCCATCTGCGACCTGAGGGTTCTGGACCATTTTGTTCGAGAAGCTCGAGATTCTGAAGTCATCATG TTTCAGGGACAGGCCGTGGAGGTCCAGACTGGACTGTCTCTGCTGGTTCAGGCCCTGAGCACAGTGAAAAAAACAGTGAGCAACGCTCCACTTGCCAGCACTCTGGATAACAACATCAGTAACATCCACAGCCTCGGCCAGATCCTGCACAGTCTTGATTTACAG CAGGCCAGGTCCACAGTTCTTCCAGATGATTCAGCTCCTGCCAGCTCACAGATGCAGGAGGTCTCCTCTCTCCCAGAACTTCTGCAGGTGCAGAGCAGCTTCCTGCGAGGGAAAGTCAGACTCCTGCTTTCAGCTGCACCAGCTTGCCAACGGCAAAACAGCTGA
- the epob gene encoding erythropoietin b isoform X1, with product MHTFAGLVSVLIVFVWLGGNQVSPLRPICDLRVLDHFVREARDSEVIMRGCRGGCGVMKSYFVPLTRVDFAVWEHIDFQGQAVEVQTGLSLLVQALSTVKKTVSNAPLASTLDNNISNIHSLGQILHSLDLQQARSTVLPDDSAPASSQMQEVSSLPELLQVQSSFLRGKVRLLLSAAPACQRQNS from the exons ATGCACACGTTTGCAG GTCTGGTGTCAGTTTTGATAGTGTTTGTGTGGCTGGGAGGAAACCAGGTCTCACCCCTCCGACCCATCTGCGACCTGAGGGTTCTGGACCATTTTGTTCGAGAAGCTCGAGATTCTGAAGTCATCATG CGGGGTTGTAGAGGAGGCTGTGGAGTGATGAAATCCTACTTTGTTCCTCTGACTAGAGTTGACTTTGCTGTTTGGGAACATATAGAC TTTCAGGGACAGGCCGTGGAGGTCCAGACTGGACTGTCTCTGCTGGTTCAGGCCCTGAGCACAGTGAAAAAAACAGTGAGCAACGCTCCACTTGCCAGCACTCTGGATAACAACATCAGTAACATCCACAGCCTCGGCCAGATCCTGCACAGTCTTGATTTACAG CAGGCCAGGTCCACAGTTCTTCCAGATGATTCAGCTCCTGCCAGCTCACAGATGCAGGAGGTCTCCTCTCTCCCAGAACTTCTGCAGGTGCAGAGCAGCTTCCTGCGAGGGAAAGTCAGACTCCTGCTTTCAGCTGCACCAGCTTGCCAACGGCAAAACAGCTGA